A region of Litorilinea aerophila DNA encodes the following proteins:
- the tatA gene encoding twin-arginine translocase TatA/TatE family subunit produces the protein MLPNFGPVELILILVIVTMLFGVGKLPEVFGAVGKGIREFRRQSSLEDEKQKDDNTAAGETHEAS, from the coding sequence ATGTTACCGAATTTTGGCCCGGTCGAGTTGATCTTGATCCTGGTGATTGTGACCATGCTCTTCGGCGTGGGGAAATTGCCAGAAGTCTTCGGTGCCGTCGGCAAGGGAATCCGGGAATTCCGCCGCCAGTCGTCCCTGGAGGATGAGAAGCAGAAGGATGATAACACGGCAGCCGGGGAAACCCACGAGGCCTCATAA